In the genome of Microcoleus vaginatus PCC 9802, the window CTAATAAGACAGCAGAGGAAATGGTGAACCAGTTAGAGTTTTTGGGTAAATACTTGAAAAATAGCTAAATACTCAGAGCCCCGACTTCTTCAAGAAGTCGGGGCTCTAACAGCAGACTACATCACCACCGCACTAATCAAAGTTTGCACATTTTGTACAACAGCAGTAGTAAAATTATGAGTCACAGGCAAACTGTCAACGACTATTCCCGCGCACAATAGCATCAGGTACAGAATAGAGTATTTGAAGAGCGATCGCGCAACTTTCTTATCCTCTGGAGTCTGCAACAGCAACCAAGCTTTTTGGGCAAAAATAGCACCGAGGAAAATAGCTGTTCCCGCATACACCGCGCCCGCTAAATGCAGGGGATAAACTAGCAGCAAAGTTGCAGGAATCATCAATAGCGTGTAAATCCAAATTTGGCGGGCTGTGGCCTCGTCGCCCTCAATTACCGGCAACATCGGGACGCCTACTTCCTTGTATTCATCGCGAATCATCATTGCTAACGCCCAAAAATGCGGCGGTGTCCACAGGAATATAATCCCAAACAGCAGCCACGCACCCCAACTCAAATCTCCCGTCACCGCAGCCCACCCAACTAGCGGGGGAATCGCCCCTGCTGCACCGCCGATGACGATGTTTTGCACGCTGTGACGCTTCAGCCAGTGGGTGTAAATTAGGACATAGAAAACGATGCCTGACATTGCTAGCAATGCGGCTAATAAGTTGGCAACAACTGTGAGCAATGTAAAGGATATTGTAGCTAGGGCGATCGCAAATATCAAAGCATCCCGCTTCTTCACACGCCCGGAAGGAATCGGCCGCCACCGGGTGCGCTCCATAATATAATCGATGTCACTGTCGTAGACACAATTAATCGTATTCGCCGAGGCGGAAGCTAAAGCGCCTCCAGTAATAGTTGATACCAGCAATAGCGGGTCTACTTCTCCTTTTGCCGCCATCCACATTCCTGCTGAGGTGGTGATTAGCAGCAGTAAAATAATTCTGGGTTTTGTTAGTTGATAGTAACTTTTCACGACTTGCGAAAAGTTTTCGTGGAGGCGGGGCCTGTCGTTGGTAAGGATTTCTTGCATCGGTTGTAAGCTGTTAGTAATTATTTGCGAATTCGTCATTAGTCATTAGGTTGTAGGGGCGGGTTTTACGAGAAATATTTGCTGTAGCTACAAGGATTAATAAACCCGCCGCCTCTTACTTTAGTCTTATCTCTCAAGCTGATAAAACTCGATCGCGCCAAGCTAAAACACTAAAAGCTATCAGGGTTCCCAGCAAAGCAGCACCGACTGCTTGGTGGGCGACTGTCAGCGGTTCTACCTGAAGGTGCAGCCGGAAAGTTGCTAATCCCAGAACTAATTGAGCAATTAGGCAAACACTCGCCCAATTAGCCAGTTTTCGCAAATTTGGACTGAGTGCAGGCTGCCGCCAAGCCATGACTGCTACGGCTAAAGTCGCTGCTGTAGCTGGTACGATACCGGCGATGTGGCTGTTCATTACCGAGCACAATTCTGAGGAGTCCAAACATTGGTGCAGTGCCCATCTAGAGCCTACTAATGCTCCTAGCAAACTTTGCAGGTAAACTAACAATACTGCGATCGAACTTACCCAAGCCAATTTGCCGACATTTCCTGTAGCTTCGTAGGGAGTCAGCATGAAACCGATGACTAGCAGGGCGCCAAAAAACAGTAAAGCTGTTCCCAAGTGAGCGGTAACGATGTCAAATCTGAGCAGTTGTGTTACTGTCAAGCCGCCCAATACGCCTTGAAAAACAATTAAAAATACTGCCCCAGCGCTCGCCCAAGGCAGCCATTTTGGCAGGCGGCTGCGGTAAAACAAAGATAGTCCTAAAAGTGCGATCGCGCTTAAGCCGATCGCTGCTGCGTCCAACCGGTGAAACCATTCCAGAAATACCTGCAAATTCATTTGCGCTGCAGGTATTAATTGACCGTAGCACAGCGGCCAGTCGGGGCAAGCGAGCCCCGCATTCATGACTCGCGTGGCGCTGCCTACAGCCATTAACAGCCAGGTTGCGATCGCAATTTTCCACACTAGGCCGCGGATAATATCTTTTGGCTGCCACTGCACTCCTGCTGCTGCGTTTGGCTGATTTAAAACTGAGTTTGCCATGGAATTTACCTTAGCCTTTGTTATCGATCGAACTTAATTAAATATCGAGGTTTTGCTTTGACTGAGCTTAGCCGAGCTTAACACTCTTTTTCTCTGACCAACCGTCATTTTTACTACCTTAGCGACACTTTTATCCAATTAGTTTGTCTTTATATTTTTTTCAACTTTCTTCTTTATATTACAAAAGATGTCCTTTATTTTGTCAAACTTAAAAAAACTTTAATCTTTCCC includes:
- a CDS encoding protoheme IX farnesyltransferase; this translates as MQEILTNDRPRLHENFSQVVKSYYQLTKPRIILLLLITTSAGMWMAAKGEVDPLLLVSTITGGALASASANTINCVYDSDIDYIMERTRWRPIPSGRVKKRDALIFAIALATISFTLLTVVANLLAALLAMSGIVFYVLIYTHWLKRHSVQNIVIGGAAGAIPPLVGWAAVTGDLSWGAWLLFGIIFLWTPPHFWALAMMIRDEYKEVGVPMLPVIEGDEATARQIWIYTLLMIPATLLLVYPLHLAGAVYAGTAIFLGAIFAQKAWLLLQTPEDKKVARSLFKYSILYLMLLCAGIVVDSLPVTHNFTTAVVQNVQTLISAVVM
- a CDS encoding heme A synthase; protein product: MANSVLNQPNAAAGVQWQPKDIIRGLVWKIAIATWLLMAVGSATRVMNAGLACPDWPLCYGQLIPAAQMNLQVFLEWFHRLDAAAIGLSAIALLGLSLFYRSRLPKWLPWASAGAVFLIVFQGVLGGLTVTQLLRFDIVTAHLGTALLFFGALLVIGFMLTPYEATGNVGKLAWVSSIAVLLVYLQSLLGALVGSRWALHQCLDSSELCSVMNSHIAGIVPATAATLAVAVMAWRQPALSPNLRKLANWASVCLIAQLVLGLATFRLHLQVEPLTVAHQAVGAALLGTLIAFSVLAWRDRVLSA